In the Deferribacter desulfuricans SSM1 genome, CATTTAAGATTTTATCTTTATCGATAACTATTGCATTCTCTAAAGAACCACCTTTTGCTAATCCCATTTTCCATAACATTTCAACTTCATTTTTAAATCCGAAAGTTCTAGCTTTTGCAACCTCTTTTGCGTAAGTTTCAGGAGTAAGAGTTAAAAACTTTTTCTGCTCATTTATCAATTTGTTGTCAAAATTAATCCCAAAAGTTACTTTGAAATAACGAGAAGGGATGAGCTCTATCCATTTGTCCCCTTTTTCGATTCTTATCCTTTTTGTAAATTTAAGATATTTTCTTTTCTTTTTAAGCTGTTTTATTCCTACATTTATAAATTGATCTACAAAAGCAGCTGCACTTCCATCCAATATTGGTAGCTCTTCACCATAAACATCAATATGAATATTATCTATCCCAAGCCCATAAACTGCAGAGAGAATATGCTCTACAGTGGCAATTTTATAATTTCCACAGTTTACAGTTGTTGCTAAAACGGTAGATACAACATTGTAAGGGTTTAATTTTATTGGTTCACTCCCAGGGATATCAGCCCTTCTTATTGTTATCCCGTTATCTGGCAAAGCTGGATAAACAACAGCTTTAACGAACTTTCCAGAGTGTAACCCTTTACCACTAAAAATCAATTTATCTTTTATTGTTGTTTGATACATTGTATATTTACCTCCAAAAAAACCAAACTACTTATAGCAAAGATGGTGCCATAGTCAAGTTAAATATCGATAATAAATAAAACATTGATAATTCAGCTAAAATATAGTTGTCGATTTTTAGTATTTTTGTGGTGTATAAAACCATAAACATGAAAATGTAAAAAGTGTATACAAATCTATACAGTCCTGAGCTCTGCATTTTCAAACCTTGTAAATTCTTTAAGAAAGGCAAGATATACACTGCCTGTAGGCCCATTTCTATGTTTTGCAACAATAACTTCACATAGCCCTTGAAATTTACTATCTTTATGATAGACCTCATCCCTATATAAAAATATTATTAGGTCAGCGTCCTGTTCTATTGCTCCAGATTCTCTAAGATCTGATGGTTGTGGTCTTTTGTCACTTCTATTTTCTACACTTCTATTGAGCTGTGATAATGCAATGACAGGTATATTAAGCTCTTTAGCAAGAGCTTTTAAAGATCTAGAAATTTCTGATATTTGCTGCTCTCTCGAATCTACGTTACTTCCTGACATAAGTTGTAGGTAATCCACTATCACCATATCAAGACCATGTTCTTTTTTTAATCTTCTACATTTTGCTCGAAGTTCCATAACAGAAATAGCTGGAGTGTCATCAATAAAAAGTTTTAAATCATTTAATTCCCCCCCGACTGAGGCAAGTCTGTTCCACTCTTCCATGTTTAGTTTACCGCTTCTGAGTTTTGATGACTCTATTTTGGCCTCAGTAGCAAGTAACCTTTGGACAAGCTGATTTGCTGACATCTCTAATGAAAAGATTGCAATAGATTTATCAAATCGATAGCTTGCATTTAGTGCTATATTTAAAGCAAAAGCAGTTTTACCCATACCGGGTCTACCAGCCACAATTATTAAATCAGAGTCTTGAAAACCGTTTGTTAATTTATCCAGATCTGTATAACCTGATGGAATACCTATAATATCTTCTTTTTTTTCGTATAGGTTTTGTAAGAGCTCAAAACTTTCGGATATAAGTTCAGAAAGTGGTCGAATATCACCCTTTAACTTATATTCTGCTAACTTAAAAATCTCTTTTTCTGTTTCATCTAATAGTTCAGTGATGTCACCAGAAAATTCATATGCTTTTGAACTTATTTTACCACTTATTTCGATTAAATTTCTAAGTAATGCTTTATCTTTTACTATTGTCGCATAGTATCCAACATTGGCAGCATTTGGTATGATATCTGTAAGTGAGCTGATATAATCTATTCCACCAGCTTCTTCAATTTTGTTTTCATCTGTTAGCTTAGATATCAGTGTTACTATGTCTAAAGGTTTGTTTTCTTGAGCTAATTTAATTAATGTTGAAAATATTAGTTTATGAGCAGGATGATAAAAATCATCAGCATTTAAAAGGTGTATAACTTTATCGAGAGCTTTTTCGTCTATAAGTATTGAGGCTAATACCCCTTGCTCAGCTTCTAAGTTGTGAGGAGGGGTTCTAAAATTAGTTTTCTGCATCTACTATAACCTTAAATTCACCTTTTATTTTTTTGTATAAGTTTATCTTAACATTATATTCACCAGTTTGTTTGATAGGTTCTTGTAAGTCTATCTGTTTTTTATCTATTTTAATACCAAGCTTATTTAGCTCTTCTTCTAACTCAGCAGCTGTTACAGCTCCAAAAAGTTTCCCATTTTCTCCAGCTTTTTTGGAAAGTTTTACTACTACTTCGTTTAGTTTTTTTGCTAAGTTTTCAGCATCTTGTTGCTTTTGTATTTCTGCTTCTTGCATCCTGAGTTTTTTCTCTTCTAACTTTTTTATATTAGCGGGAGTTGCTTCTACAGCAAGGTTCTTCTTAAATAAAAAGTTTCTAGCATAACCATCTTTTACATTTTTTATTTCGCCAGCTTTTGCTACCCCTTTTACATCTTTAAGAAAAATTACTTTCATCTATTACCTCCGTAACTATTTTTTTAGCGAGTTGGTATTCATACCCTTTTCTTATCAAAAATTCAAAAAGTTTTTTTTTTTAATTTTAATCTATCTGTTTCATTTATTAAAGAAGTTTTCTTCAAAATTAAATTTTTAGCATTTTTTTCTAACGATATACCCTCTTTAATAGCTATATCTTCGATATCGTTTAATTCTACAGAAATCCCTTTTTGTTGGAGCTTTTGTTGGATTAAGTAAGGACCATCCCCATTTAATAACTTGTTTAATATAAATCTATATTTAAATCTATTGTCATCTATTAGCTGTAACTCTTCTAATCTCTGCAATATGTTATTAATTTCTTCTGTATTTATACCAAATTTG is a window encoding:
- a CDS encoding regulatory protein RecX; translation: MKKRSSTPEKYIFNLLAKKDYTKYELTQKLKNKFGINTEEINNILQRLEELQLIDDNRFKYRFILNKLLNGDGPYLIQQKLQQKGISVELNDIEDIAIKEGISLEKNAKNLILKKTSLINETDRLKLKKKTF
- the lpxC gene encoding UDP-3-O-acyl-N-acetylglucosamine deacetylase, with protein sequence MYQTTIKDKLIFSGKGLHSGKFVKAVVYPALPDNGITIRRADIPGSEPIKLNPYNVVSTVLATTVNCGNYKIATVEHILSAVYGLGIDNIHIDVYGEELPILDGSAAAFVDQFINVGIKQLKKKRKYLKFTKRIRIEKGDKWIELIPSRYFKVTFGINFDNKLINEQKKFLTLTPETYAKEVAKARTFGFKNEVEMLWKMGLAKGGSLENAIVIDKDKILNEDGLRYNDEFVRHKILDLIGDISLIGYRFYGHIRAYKSGHELNNYFAKTLLESKSCYKVVELDEQYNFNPYKSLVLEPQGT
- the rplI gene encoding 50S ribosomal protein L9, giving the protein MKVIFLKDVKGVAKAGEIKNVKDGYARNFLFKKNLAVEATPANIKKLEEKKLRMQEAEIQKQQDAENLAKKLNEVVVKLSKKAGENGKLFGAVTAAELEEELNKLGIKIDKKQIDLQEPIKQTGEYNVKINLYKKIKGEFKVIVDAEN
- the dnaB gene encoding replicative DNA helicase, with the translated sequence MQKTNFRTPPHNLEAEQGVLASILIDEKALDKVIHLLNADDFYHPAHKLIFSTLIKLAQENKPLDIVTLISKLTDENKIEEAGGIDYISSLTDIIPNAANVGYYATIVKDKALLRNLIEISGKISSKAYEFSGDITELLDETEKEIFKLAEYKLKGDIRPLSELISESFELLQNLYEKKEDIIGIPSGYTDLDKLTNGFQDSDLIIVAGRPGMGKTAFALNIALNASYRFDKSIAIFSLEMSANQLVQRLLATEAKIESSKLRSGKLNMEEWNRLASVGGELNDLKLFIDDTPAISVMELRAKCRRLKKEHGLDMVIVDYLQLMSGSNVDSREQQISEISRSLKALAKELNIPVIALSQLNRSVENRSDKRPQPSDLRESGAIEQDADLIIFLYRDEVYHKDSKFQGLCEVIVAKHRNGPTGSVYLAFLKEFTRFENAELRTV